Proteins from one Juglans microcarpa x Juglans regia isolate MS1-56 chromosome 6S, Jm3101_v1.0, whole genome shotgun sequence genomic window:
- the LOC121237789 gene encoding uncharacterized protein LOC121237789 isoform X2, with protein sequence METADDSNCDIIEDDGSVSFQNQTHVFPNPQSESDVVKSSSDAVSRGLSSTLATVIRDFDSRAEDALRSQDQLSSALHRLTRELDQLLEDAPLPFIMQHAAKISEKMGVESSGQH encoded by the exons ATGGAAACCGCGGACGACAGCAATTGCGATATCATTGAGGATGATGGCAGtgtttcttttcaaaatcaGACTCATGTTTTCCCGAATCCACAATCTGAATCCGATGTTGTTAAGAGCTCTTCTGATGCTGTGTCCAGAGGGCTGTCTTCGACGCTCGCCACTGTAATTAGGGACTTCGATTCCAGAGCTGAGGACGCTCTCAGAAGCCAGGACCAGCTCTCCTCCGCCCTCCATCGACTTACTCGAG AACTTGATCAACTGTTAGAAGATGCACCATTACCATTCATCATGCAGCATGCTGCCAAGATTTCAG AGAAAATGGGGGTTGAAAGTTCTGGACAACATTAG
- the LOC121237789 gene encoding uncharacterized protein LOC121237789 isoform X1, which yields METADDSNCDIIEDDGSVSFQNQTHVFPNPQSESDVVKSSSDAVSRGLSSTLATVIRDFDSRAEDALRSQDQLSSALHRLTRELDQLLEDAPLPFIMQHAAKISGVRKRVSSLNSVLKSIQHRFDNIDRMLSMGVLHEKMGVESSGQH from the exons ATGGAAACCGCGGACGACAGCAATTGCGATATCATTGAGGATGATGGCAGtgtttcttttcaaaatcaGACTCATGTTTTCCCGAATCCACAATCTGAATCCGATGTTGTTAAGAGCTCTTCTGATGCTGTGTCCAGAGGGCTGTCTTCGACGCTCGCCACTGTAATTAGGGACTTCGATTCCAGAGCTGAGGACGCTCTCAGAAGCCAGGACCAGCTCTCCTCCGCCCTCCATCGACTTACTCGAG AACTTGATCAACTGTTAGAAGATGCACCATTACCATTCATCATGCAGCATGCTGCCAAGATTTCAGGTGTTAGAAAGAGAGTTTCATCACTGAATTCAGTTTTAAAATCCATACAACATCGTTTTGATAATATAGATCGAATGCTATCTATGGGCGTGTTACACG AGAAAATGGGGGTTGAAAGTTCTGGACAACATTAG
- the LOC121237788 gene encoding O-methyltransferase MdmC-like has translation MASSSSLVLHRCWSLLSSQHLACPRRSPRLMLNFHPVSAITAVVTSSTVKASSERCSSGRLGLRTCNSKSNQFLRRCSTNAFVVVNDEKYGNKQVISVTPCLYDYILANTREPEILRQLREETASMRGCQMQVSPDQAQLLAMLVQILKAERCIEVGVYTGYSSLAIALVLPESGHLVACERDAKSLEIAKKYYERAGVLHKVDVRYGLAADALKSMILNGEACSYDFAFVDAEKRMNQEYFELLLQLVRDWGLIVIDNVLWHGKVVDPMVNDAKTVSIRNFNKRLLEDKRVNISMVPIGDGMTICQKKMTS, from the exons ATGGCCAGCAGCAGCAGCTTGGTGCTTCATCGTTGTTGGTCTTTGTTATCCTCTCAACATCTAGCTTGCCCACGGAGATCTCCAAGACTAATGCTAAACTTCCATCCAGTATCTGCAATTACTGCTGTTGTTACTTCTTCAACAGTCAAGGCCTCCTCCGAGAGGTGCAGTAGTGGTCGCCTTGGCTTACGGACATGCAACAGTAAGTCAAACCAGTTCTTAAGAAGATGCTCCACCAATGCATTTGTTGTTGTTAATGATGAAAAGTACGGCAATAAGCAGGTTATTAGTGTTACTCCATGCCTTTATGATTACATCCTTGCCAACACTCGAGAGCCAGAG ATTCTACGGCAACTTCGAGAGGAGACTGCCTCTATGCGTGGTTGTCAGATGCAG GTATCTCCTGATCAGGCACAGCTTCTTGCAATGCTTGTTCAGATTCTTAAGGCAGAGCGGTGCATTGAAGTTGGTGTTTATACT GGATATTCATCATTGGCAATTGCATTGGTCCTCCCAGAATCAGGTCATTTAGTTGCCTGCGAAAGAGATGCCAAGTCTCTTGAGATTGCAAAGAAGTACTATGAGCGTGCGGGGGTTTTGCACAAG GTGGATGTTAGATATGGACTTGCTGCTGATGCACTAAAATCAATGATTCTGAATGGTGAAGCTTGCAG CTATGATTTTGCATTTGTTGATGCCGAGAAGAGGATGAATCAGGAATACTTTGAACTGCTTCTACAACTGGTAAGA GACTGGGGTCTCATTGTGATTGATAATGTCCTTTGGCATGGAAAAGTTGTTGACCCCATG GTAAATGATGCCAAGACAGTTAGTATCAGGAATTTCAACAAGCGTCTACTGGAGGACAAGCGTGTAAACATTAGTATG GTACCTATTGGAGATGGCATGACCATATGCCAAAAAAAGATGACCTCATAG